From a single Oceanobacillus kimchii X50 genomic region:
- a CDS encoding NCS1 family transporter yields the protein MQKKTKKHSYLKSPDLLPIHHEKKSIGVIGFFAMWVGMAILLATFDIGAAGIQEIPLTWVVLATLVGCIAIGGFISLIGDIGVEHGLAFPVYMRAPFGIIGTHIPSLTRAITASFWFGINTYFGATAINAIMNTMVAGFDNWLLCYIIFALFQLINTASGIKWIERFADISAPLIVIFSLIIYQNLTGEINAQGENVWAWVSSPVTGGAAVTAFMVVIFANMGYWATLGCDIPTISRYFKAPKYERNWFKRNKTTVVGSLIALPLTEAFMIMIGAAAFIVSGTSNPVTALQETASGWMLAMLLLMIVLTQWSTNTAANILPAAAVFSNVFGPRVSNVISVFVVGIIGSVIQPWSVYEVLTQVLLIIGAVLSSVSGILFADYYLLRKRRVNVPDLYKNNGQYQYSKGINVVGFISWGIGGVIATLFMTYSFIIGFVVAAGAYYVLAKYWYFNKYPQAEIINPSDADYLGITVGRDWTIEDNEAEDSNSVHKLV from the coding sequence ATGCAGAAAAAAACAAAAAAGCATTCATATTTAAAGTCGCCAGATTTACTTCCGATTCATCATGAGAAGAAATCCATTGGTGTAATTGGGTTCTTTGCAATGTGGGTAGGGATGGCCATTCTTTTGGCTACATTTGATATAGGAGCTGCGGGAATACAAGAAATTCCACTTACCTGGGTGGTACTTGCCACATTAGTTGGATGTATAGCAATTGGGGGCTTTATATCTCTTATTGGTGATATTGGCGTAGAACACGGATTGGCTTTTCCGGTTTATATGAGAGCACCATTTGGGATCATCGGTACGCATATTCCCTCGTTAACACGGGCGATTACTGCTTCTTTTTGGTTCGGGATAAACACTTATTTTGGTGCTACTGCAATCAATGCCATCATGAATACAATGGTAGCAGGATTCGATAATTGGCTTTTATGTTACATTATTTTTGCACTTTTTCAATTAATCAATACCGCTTCGGGGATTAAATGGATAGAGCGTTTTGCTGACATATCAGCACCACTTATCGTTATTTTCTCTCTGATTATCTACCAAAACTTAACCGGAGAAATTAATGCACAGGGAGAAAATGTATGGGCATGGGTGTCTAGCCCAGTAACTGGAGGGGCTGCTGTAACTGCATTTATGGTTGTCATATTTGCGAATATGGGATATTGGGCAACACTTGGATGTGACATTCCGACAATCTCAAGGTACTTTAAAGCTCCTAAATATGAACGGAATTGGTTCAAGCGAAATAAAACAACTGTCGTTGGAAGTCTAATTGCCCTTCCTCTAACAGAGGCATTTATGATTATGATCGGAGCTGCAGCATTTATTGTTTCTGGAACATCGAATCCCGTAACAGCATTACAAGAGACCGCTTCAGGATGGATGCTTGCAATGCTTTTACTTATGATTGTTTTAACTCAATGGTCTACCAATACAGCTGCGAATATACTGCCTGCAGCTGCGGTGTTTTCGAACGTCTTTGGTCCAAGAGTTTCTAATGTTATTTCTGTATTTGTCGTTGGGATAATTGGTAGTGTTATACAGCCGTGGAGTGTATATGAAGTTCTAACTCAAGTGCTGTTAATCATCGGGGCGGTCTTATCGTCTGTGAGCGGTATTCTCTTTGCTGATTATTATTTGCTACGAAAACGCCGAGTGAATGTCCCAGATCTTTACAAAAATAATGGTCAATATCAGTATTCCAAAGGTATTAACGTCGTTGGGTTTATCTCCTGGGGCATTGGTGGGGTTATTGCTACATTGTTTATGACCTATTCATTTATTATTGGATTTGTTGTAGCGGCTGGTGCTTACTATGTGTTGGCGAAATATTGGTATTTTAATAAATACCCGCAAGCAGAAATAATTAATCCGAGTGATGCAGATTACTTAGGGATTACTGTTGGCAGGGACTGGACAATCGAAGACAATGAAGCGGAAGATTCTAATTCGGTTCAT
- the hydA gene encoding dihydropyrimidinase produces MKKIIKNGTIVTAADTYQADILIEDGKIKAIGNDLSDVYAEVIDATGQYVFPGGIDPHTHMDMPFGGTTTKDNFETGTIAAAHGGTTTIIDFCLTEKGNTLKSALDKWHEKSNERSVIDYGFHLQIVEASENVLKEIPSVIEEEGVTSFKVFMAYKNVFQADDETLFQTLATARDNGGLVMVHAENGDVIEHLTKEALKQGNTDPIYHALTRPPELEGEATGRAAKLTALADAQLYVVHVTCKEAVDQIADARSKGFRVFGETCPQYLVLDQSYMEKENFEGAKYVWSPPLRDKSNQDVLWNALKSGQLQTIGSDHCSFDFIGQKDLGKDDFTKIPNGGPFVEDRFSVLFSEGVKKGRISLNQFVDMISTQAAKLFGLFPQKGTIAPGSDADIVLFDPDAERYISAETHHMAVDYNALEGMKVTGEPVSVLSRGEYVIKDKQFVGKPGMGNFLKRSTFNKAIQKESVVTK; encoded by the coding sequence ATGAAGAAAATTATTAAGAACGGAACGATTGTGACAGCGGCAGATACGTATCAGGCGGATATTTTAATTGAAGATGGGAAGATAAAAGCAATTGGAAATGATTTAAGTGATGTTTATGCAGAAGTGATTGATGCGACTGGACAATATGTCTTCCCAGGTGGAATTGATCCACATACACATATGGATATGCCATTCGGAGGAACGACAACAAAGGATAATTTTGAAACGGGAACTATTGCAGCTGCTCATGGCGGAACAACAACTATTATTGATTTTTGTTTAACAGAAAAAGGAAATACATTGAAGAGTGCACTAGATAAGTGGCATGAAAAATCGAATGAACGTAGTGTGATTGATTATGGTTTTCACTTGCAAATCGTAGAAGCTAGTGAAAATGTTCTCAAAGAGATACCGAGTGTTATAGAAGAAGAGGGTGTTACATCATTTAAAGTATTTATGGCGTATAAAAATGTCTTCCAAGCTGATGATGAGACCCTATTCCAAACGTTAGCAACTGCTAGAGATAACGGAGGGCTGGTTATGGTGCATGCGGAGAATGGAGATGTCATTGAGCATTTGACAAAAGAAGCTCTTAAACAAGGAAATACCGATCCGATTTATCATGCGTTAACTCGGCCACCTGAATTAGAGGGAGAAGCAACAGGGCGTGCAGCGAAACTAACAGCGCTTGCTGATGCGCAATTATATGTCGTGCATGTAACTTGTAAAGAAGCAGTGGATCAAATTGCTGATGCTCGCAGTAAAGGATTCCGTGTATTTGGGGAGACCTGTCCACAATATCTTGTGCTAGACCAATCTTATATGGAAAAAGAAAACTTTGAAGGTGCAAAATACGTTTGGTCTCCTCCGTTACGTGACAAGTCCAATCAGGATGTACTGTGGAATGCATTGAAGAGCGGACAATTACAAACGATTGGGTCTGATCACTGTTCTTTTGACTTTATTGGACAGAAAGATTTAGGGAAAGATGATTTTACAAAAATACCAAATGGTGGACCATTTGTAGAGGACCGATTTAGTGTTCTCTTTTCAGAAGGAGTCAAAAAAGGACGTATATCGTTAAATCAATTTGTGGATATGATCTCTACACAGGCTGCTAAGTTATTTGGTCTATTTCCGCAAAAAGGAACAATTGCGCCCGGAAGCGATGCTGATATAGTTCTTTTTGATCCAGATGCGGAACGCTATATTTCAGCAGAGACACATCATATGGCAGTTGACTACAATGCGCTAGAGGGAATGAAGGTGACTGGAGAGCCGGTCTCTGTATTATCTCGTGGTGAATATGTCATTAAAGATAAACAATTTGTAGGAAAGCCAGGTATGGGTAATTTCTTGAAACGCTCCACATTTAATAAAGCAATACAAAAAGAGAGTGTAGTAACAAAATAA
- the preA gene encoding NAD-dependent dihydropyrimidine dehydrogenase subunit PreA, which translates to MADISINFAGIQSLNPYWLASAPPTNTGYQVQRAFEAGWGGAVWKTLGEPILNVTSRFGATHFNGQRVAGFNNIELISDRPLAVNLKEIYETKQMYPDRVIIASLMVEPKREKWYEIVKKVEEVGVDGIELNLGCPHGMSERGMGSAIGQHPDLVEMTTRFVKEAATVPVITKLTPNITDIRETAKAAVRGGADAISMINTINSLIGVDLDTWDTIPNVNGKGAHGGYCGPAVKPIALNMIGESARNPEINIPISGIGGVSTWQDTVEFMLMGAGGVQICTAAMHHGFRIIDDLTEGLSNYLDEKGIESLSEIVGASVNKYTDWSNLDLNTKVVARINNDICINCNKCHIACEDTSHQCIDMLKDGDGNDYLQVREDDCVGCNLCSIVCPVEGAIDMVNLTSTEPPMSWNDRESAISMLQRNS; encoded by the coding sequence ATGGCTGATATAAGTATCAATTTTGCTGGCATTCAATCGCTGAATCCATACTGGCTTGCTTCTGCGCCGCCTACGAACACAGGATATCAAGTGCAACGTGCGTTTGAAGCAGGTTGGGGTGGGGCTGTATGGAAAACACTAGGAGAACCTATTTTAAATGTTACTTCACGTTTTGGAGCTACACACTTTAATGGACAAAGGGTTGCAGGGTTCAATAATATCGAACTTATCTCAGATCGACCGTTGGCAGTTAATTTAAAAGAGATTTATGAAACGAAGCAAATGTATCCCGACCGAGTAATTATTGCTTCTTTAATGGTAGAACCAAAACGAGAGAAATGGTACGAAATTGTCAAGAAGGTAGAGGAAGTTGGCGTTGATGGAATTGAATTGAATCTCGGTTGTCCGCATGGTATGTCGGAACGTGGGATGGGTTCTGCAATTGGTCAGCATCCAGATTTAGTGGAGATGACGACTCGATTTGTCAAAGAAGCAGCTACTGTTCCTGTCATTACGAAATTAACTCCGAATATTACGGATATCAGAGAGACAGCCAAAGCTGCCGTTCGTGGTGGAGCCGATGCGATAAGTATGATTAATACGATTAATAGTTTAATAGGTGTCGACCTGGATACATGGGATACGATACCGAATGTAAATGGAAAAGGAGCTCATGGTGGATACTGTGGACCAGCTGTAAAACCAATTGCTTTAAATATGATTGGAGAAAGTGCACGGAATCCAGAGATTAATATTCCGATATCTGGAATAGGCGGGGTTTCAACTTGGCAGGATACCGTGGAGTTTATGTTGATGGGCGCAGGAGGTGTACAAATCTGTACAGCTGCCATGCATCATGGATTTCGTATTATAGATGATTTAACGGAAGGGCTATCGAATTATTTAGATGAGAAAGGAATTGAGAGTCTGAGTGAGATTGTTGGTGCTTCCGTGAATAAATATACCGATTGGAGCAATTTGGATTTAAATACGAAGGTTGTTGCACGTATTAATAATGATATTTGTATTAATTGTAATAAGTGTCATATTGCATGTGAAGATACATCGCATCAATGTATCGATATGCTAAAGGATGGAGATGGGAATGACTATCTACAAGTTCGCGAGGATGACTGTGTCGGCTGTAATCTCTGTTCTATCGTTTGTCCGGTAGAAGGAGCTATCGATATGGTTAATCTTACTTCAACTGAACCACCGATGTCATGGAACGATCGAGAATCAGCAATAAGTATGCTTCAAAGAAATTCCTGA
- a CDS encoding NAD(P)-dependent oxidoreductase gives MEAKPSFNQQEALDEANRCLYCYDAPCITACPTDIDIPTFIKKIASGNMKGSATTIMESNPVGASCARVCPTEELCEGACVLNHSTNPIPIGDLQRFATDWAIKNEAELFKSGKKNGKRIAIVGSGPAGLSAARDLARLGYEVTIFEKRSEAGGLDTFGIVPFRLPKEISLWEVEQVKNLGVQIRTNIEIGKDILAEDLIENYDSIVLAIGMAEVPKLEVEGEELDGIYDAIDLVERTKHGIYEEEFVNQRVAVIGAGNTAIDGATTSIRLGADNVKILYRRTEAEMTAYDFEYDFAKQEGVEFRWLTTPKRLIGDSDGHVRQLECIRMELQDAGEDGRARPVEIPGSEFLMDVDLIVKGIGQNRHVQMIESFGLEHEGGVVKADSETFITSNPKVYAVGDVIFGKGVGEAMVVSAAQQGKETALAIHQRFQEKIESA, from the coding sequence ATGGAAGCAAAACCGAGTTTTAATCAGCAAGAAGCTTTAGATGAAGCGAATCGATGTCTTTATTGTTATGACGCACCTTGTATTACTGCTTGTCCAACAGACATTGATATTCCGACGTTTATTAAGAAGATTGCCTCAGGAAATATGAAGGGATCAGCTACCACGATTATGGAATCGAATCCAGTAGGTGCTAGTTGTGCACGTGTTTGTCCTACAGAGGAACTCTGTGAAGGAGCTTGTGTATTAAATCATTCAACAAACCCAATTCCAATTGGTGATTTGCAACGTTTTGCTACGGACTGGGCAATTAAAAACGAGGCAGAGTTATTCAAATCAGGTAAAAAGAATGGGAAGCGTATTGCTATTGTAGGAAGTGGGCCAGCTGGACTTTCCGCAGCGCGAGATTTAGCTCGTTTAGGTTATGAAGTCACTATCTTCGAAAAGCGAAGTGAAGCTGGAGGATTGGATACATTTGGGATTGTTCCGTTCCGTTTGCCAAAAGAGATTTCTCTATGGGAAGTGGAACAAGTGAAAAACTTAGGTGTACAGATTCGGACGAATATAGAAATCGGTAAAGATATCCTTGCTGAGGATTTAATTGAAAATTATGATTCCATTGTACTTGCTATTGGTATGGCAGAAGTGCCGAAGCTGGAGGTTGAAGGTGAAGAACTTGATGGTATTTATGATGCCATTGATCTAGTGGAACGAACAAAACATGGAATATATGAAGAAGAATTTGTTAATCAACGAGTTGCAGTGATTGGAGCTGGAAATACCGCGATTGATGGGGCAACGACATCCATACGACTTGGAGCAGATAATGTGAAGATTTTATATCGTCGTACAGAAGCGGAAATGACTGCGTATGATTTTGAATATGATTTTGCAAAACAGGAAGGTGTGGAATTTCGGTGGTTGACGACTCCAAAACGGTTGATTGGAGATAGTGATGGTCACGTTAGGCAACTAGAATGCATTCGAATGGAGTTACAAGATGCCGGTGAAGATGGACGAGCAAGGCCTGTTGAGATTCCTGGATCAGAATTTCTAATGGATGTCGACCTTATTGTAAAAGGAATTGGACAAAACAGACATGTTCAGATGATTGAGAGTTTCGGTTTAGAACATGAAGGCGGAGTGGTGAAGGCAGATTCAGAGACATTTATTACGAGCAATCCAAAGGTGTATGCAGTAGGAGATGTCATCTTTGGTAAAGGTGTAGGCGAAGCAATGGTTGTATCTGCTGCTCAACAAGGGAAAGAAACTGCGCTAGCTATTCATCAACGTTTTCAAGAAAAAATCGAGAGTGCATAA
- a CDS encoding sugar porter family MFS transporter, producing MIQEKKISSKFIYFFGAFGGILFGYDIGVMTGALPFLQSDWNLQNDPTAIGWITSSLMLGAIFGGALSGQISDRIGRRKMILIASIIFALGSIMAGISPHNGILFMIVSRIILGLAVGAASALVPAYMSEMAPARLRGRLSGINQTMIVSGMLLSYIVAFVLKDLPETMAWRLMLSLAAVPALILFFGVLRLPESPRFLIKNNKINEARKVLSYIRPKEKIESEISKIQESSKWEEKASQKTSWGTLLSGKYRYLVIAGLGVAAFQQFQGANAIFYYIPLIVENATGNEASSALMWPIIQGVILVLGSLLFLLIADKFNRRTLLTLGGTVMGLSFILPAILNLVIPNASPMMIVVFLSIYVAFYSFTWAPLTWVIVGEIFPLIIRGRSSGLASSFNWIGSFLVGLLFPIMVASMAQEAVFAIFGAICLLGVLFVRLCVPETRGRSLEEIEEIGESKHLQKKTV from the coding sequence ATGATTCAAGAAAAGAAAATATCAAGTAAGTTCATTTATTTTTTTGGGGCTTTTGGTGGTATTCTCTTTGGTTATGATATTGGTGTTATGACAGGGGCTTTACCTTTTCTACAAAGCGATTGGAATCTTCAAAACGATCCTACTGCAATAGGGTGGATTACGTCTTCGTTAATGCTAGGTGCTATATTTGGGGGTGCACTGTCTGGTCAAATATCTGACCGTATAGGAAGACGTAAAATGATTTTAATAGCTTCTATTATATTTGCGTTAGGTTCGATAATGGCAGGGATATCCCCTCATAATGGTATTTTATTCATGATTGTTTCACGCATTATATTAGGACTTGCTGTTGGAGCTGCTTCAGCTTTAGTACCAGCATATATGTCTGAGATGGCGCCTGCGCGTCTACGTGGACGTCTATCAGGAATTAATCAAACGATGATTGTTTCAGGAATGTTGCTGTCGTATATTGTTGCGTTTGTATTAAAAGATTTGCCGGAAACAATGGCTTGGCGATTAATGCTTAGTTTGGCAGCGGTACCAGCGTTGATTCTATTTTTCGGGGTATTAAGATTACCAGAATCACCTCGTTTTCTAATCAAAAATAATAAAATTAATGAAGCGCGTAAAGTATTAAGTTATATTCGTCCTAAAGAAAAAATTGAAAGCGAAATTTCTAAAATCCAAGAATCTTCTAAATGGGAAGAAAAAGCAAGTCAAAAAACATCTTGGGGTACACTGTTAAGTGGTAAATATCGTTATCTAGTAATTGCTGGTTTAGGTGTTGCTGCTTTTCAACAATTCCAAGGTGCAAATGCTATTTTCTATTACATCCCACTCATTGTAGAGAATGCAACGGGAAATGAAGCAAGTTCAGCTCTCATGTGGCCGATTATTCAAGGGGTAATTCTAGTTCTAGGTTCACTACTATTTTTACTGATTGCTGACAAGTTTAATCGACGTACGTTATTAACACTTGGTGGAACTGTTATGGGATTATCGTTTATTTTACCAGCGATATTAAATCTTGTAATTCCAAATGCAAGTCCAATGATGATAGTTGTATTTTTAAGTATTTATGTTGCTTTTTATTCATTCACATGGGCTCCTTTAACATGGGTGATAGTAGGAGAGATCTTCCCACTAATTATTCGTGGACGTTCGTCAGGGTTAGCTTCATCGTTTAATTGGATTGGCTCTTTCCTGGTTGGATTATTATTCCCAATTATGGTTGCTTCAATGGCACAAGAAGCAGTATTCGCAATCTTTGGTGCGATTTGTCTGTTAGGTGTACTATTTGTTCGATTATGTGTCCCTGAAACTCGTGGTCGTTCACTGGAGGAAATTGAAGAGATAGGGGAAAGTAAACACCTTCAAAAGAAAACAGTTTAA
- the araA gene encoding L-arabinose isomerase, whose translation MLTIKDKEFWFIVGSQQLYGEEALLEVKAQAQTITDALNKSGALPYPIILKDLAINADQITNVMKEVNYRDEVAGVITWMHTFSPAKMWIRGTKLLQKPLLHLATQFNESIPWDTIDMDFMNLNQSAHGDREYGFINARLNKQNKIVVGYWGKSEVQRQIAEWMDVAAAYNESFNIKVARFGDNMRNVAVTDGDKIEAQIQFGWTVDYFAIGDLVQYVNAVKEEEIDALFAEYKDCYEFDYGNYSKEAWEASVRVQASYEIAIKRFLDDGGYNAFTSNFEDLYGMKQLPGLAVQRLMGQGYGFAGEGDWKTAALDRLLKVMSHNQSTGFMEDYTYELAEGKEAILQSHMLEVDPTLASSKPKITVFPLDIGDREDPARLVFDGKAGDGIVVSMADFGTHFKLLINEVTAFEPTTSAPNLPVARVLWEVKPNFQDGVKAWIENGGGHHTVVSLNLTTDQIVSYAKLVGLDYIIIK comes from the coding sequence ATGTTAACGATAAAAGATAAAGAATTTTGGTTTATAGTTGGCTCTCAACAATTATACGGAGAGGAAGCTTTACTAGAAGTGAAAGCGCAAGCACAAACAATTACAGATGCGTTAAATAAAAGTGGTGCTTTGCCATATCCGATTATTTTAAAAGATTTAGCTATTAACGCTGATCAAATTACCAATGTGATGAAAGAAGTGAACTATCGAGATGAGGTTGCGGGTGTCATTACATGGATGCACACATTCTCACCTGCAAAAATGTGGATTCGTGGAACAAAACTATTACAAAAGCCTTTACTCCATTTAGCGACACAGTTTAATGAAAGTATACCATGGGATACCATTGATATGGATTTCATGAATTTAAATCAATCAGCACACGGAGATCGTGAGTATGGATTTATCAATGCAAGATTAAATAAACAAAATAAAATTGTAGTCGGTTATTGGGGTAAATCTGAAGTGCAACGCCAAATTGCAGAATGGATGGATGTTGCAGCAGCATATAATGAAAGTTTCAATATTAAAGTTGCTCGATTCGGTGATAATATGCGTAACGTTGCGGTTACGGATGGAGATAAAATTGAAGCACAAATTCAATTTGGTTGGACAGTAGACTACTTTGCAATTGGTGATTTAGTTCAATATGTCAATGCTGTAAAAGAAGAAGAAATTGATGCATTATTTGCAGAGTACAAAGATTGTTACGAGTTTGATTATGGAAATTACAGTAAAGAAGCTTGGGAGGCAAGTGTCAGAGTCCAAGCAAGTTACGAAATTGCCATTAAACGTTTTCTTGATGACGGTGGTTACAATGCCTTCACATCTAACTTTGAAGACTTGTATGGGATGAAGCAACTTCCTGGGCTTGCAGTTCAACGATTAATGGGACAAGGTTATGGATTTGCTGGTGAAGGCGACTGGAAAACGGCAGCTCTTGATCGTTTATTAAAAGTAATGAGTCATAATCAATCTACTGGATTTATGGAGGATTACACGTATGAGTTAGCTGAGGGTAAAGAGGCTATCCTTCAATCACATATGCTTGAGGTAGATCCAACCTTAGCATCCAGTAAACCGAAGATTACTGTTTTTCCTTTAGATATTGGTGATCGCGAAGATCCTGCCAGACTAGTATTTGATGGAAAAGCTGGAGACGGTATCGTTGTCTCAATGGCTGACTTTGGTACGCATTTTAAACTTCTTATTAATGAAGTTACAGCGTTTGAGCCAACTACTTCTGCTCCAAACCTGCCAGTAGCTCGTGTACTTTGGGAAGTAAAACCAAATTTCCAAGATGGGGTGAAGGCATGGATAGAAAATGGTGGAGGTCATCATACAGTTGTGTCATTGAATTTAACTACAGATCAAATTGTGTCTTACGCTAAACTTGTAGGTTTGGATTATATAATTATTAAGTAA
- a CDS encoding L-ribulose-5-phosphate 4-epimerase, with the protein MLEQLKEEVFQANLDLPKQGLVKYTWGNASAFDRESGLFVIKPSGVDYETMKASDMVVVDLEGNVVEGELNPSSDTATHAVLYKRYPELGGIVHTHSTWATIWAQAGLDVPVMGTTHADTFYGAVPCARFLTQEEIDRGYEAETGHVIIETFEERGLDVLEIPGVLLHGHAPFTWGKDVKSAVVNSVVLEEVAKMNLFARELNRFAPELPNRILDKHYLRKHGGDAYYGQK; encoded by the coding sequence ATGTTAGAACAGTTAAAAGAAGAAGTCTTTCAAGCAAATTTAGATTTGCCTAAACAGGGCCTTGTTAAATATACATGGGGAAACGCTAGTGCCTTTGATCGTGAAAGTGGTTTGTTTGTCATAAAACCTAGTGGTGTTGATTACGAAACAATGAAAGCCAGCGATATGGTTGTTGTTGATTTAGAAGGAAATGTTGTCGAAGGGGAACTAAATCCTTCATCTGATACAGCAACTCACGCTGTCCTTTACAAACGTTACCCTGAACTAGGTGGCATTGTTCACACGCATTCTACCTGGGCAACTATCTGGGCTCAAGCAGGTCTTGATGTACCGGTGATGGGAACTACACACGCAGATACCTTTTATGGTGCGGTACCTTGTGCTCGATTTTTGACTCAAGAAGAGATTGACCGTGGGTATGAGGCTGAAACAGGACATGTAATTATAGAAACTTTTGAAGAACGTGGACTAGATGTGTTAGAAATCCCAGGTGTTTTACTTCATGGTCATGCACCGTTTACTTGGGGTAAAGATGTTAAATCAGCAGTTGTAAATAGCGTGGTACTAGAAGAAGTGGCAAAAATGAATTTGTTTGCTCGCGAACTAAACCGGTTTGCACCGGAATTGCCGAATCGGATTTTAGATAAACACTATTTACGTAAGCATGGTGGAGATGCTTACTACGGACAAAAATAA
- a CDS encoding xylulokinase — MEKNQAQIKELIAKGETSLGIEFGSTRIKAVLIDNEFGTVASGSFEWENDLENGFWTYNLVDIVTGLQTAYSEMKQNVERDYGITIRTIGSVGVSAMMHGYMAFDKTGELLVPFRTWRNSTTTVAAEELTDLFHFNIPERWSIAHLYQAILNEEKHLPRIDLITTLSGFIHWLLTGEKVIGIGDASGMFPIDKSTKDYNQPMMELFNKKIDSKQYPWQLNDILPNVLNGGEEAGKLTQVGAEILDKSKNLQPGIPFCPPEGDAGTGMVATNSVRKRTGNVSVGTSVFAMIVMENELENVYPEIDMVTTPSGSPVAMVHANNCSSDLNAWIGLFREFYEAMGQTVDTDQLFEVMLGEVMKADPDGGGLLSYGYLSGENITGIEKGRPLFVRSPESNFNLANFMRTHLFTAFGALKIGMDILTKEEKVSIDSILAHGGLFKTPLVGQKIVSAAMNVPVSVMETAGDGGAWGVAILASYMRNRQQNESLEEFLDGKVFKNASAKEIYPDGIDVEGFEKFMERYKKGLAIEEAAVDNFKE, encoded by the coding sequence TTGGAGAAAAATCAAGCACAAATCAAAGAGTTGATTGCTAAGGGTGAAACGTCACTTGGTATCGAATTTGGTTCTACTCGAATAAAAGCAGTTTTAATAGATAATGAATTTGGAACAGTAGCTTCTGGTAGTTTTGAATGGGAAAATGATTTAGAAAATGGTTTTTGGACGTACAACTTAGTTGATATAGTAACAGGACTACAGACAGCTTATAGTGAAATGAAACAAAATGTAGAGCGAGATTATGGCATTACTATCCGTACGATAGGTTCTGTTGGAGTGTCTGCAATGATGCATGGATACATGGCCTTCGATAAAACTGGAGAGCTATTAGTGCCTTTCAGGACATGGCGCAATTCAACAACAACTGTTGCAGCAGAAGAACTAACGGATTTATTCCATTTCAATATTCCAGAAAGATGGAGTATTGCTCATCTTTATCAAGCGATATTAAATGAGGAAAAACATCTCCCTCGTATTGACTTAATTACAACTTTATCCGGTTTTATTCATTGGTTATTAACTGGAGAAAAAGTGATTGGTATTGGTGATGCTTCTGGGATGTTTCCAATAGACAAATCAACGAAAGACTATAATCAGCCAATGATGGAACTATTTAATAAAAAAATTGATAGTAAACAGTACCCGTGGCAATTGAATGACATCCTTCCAAATGTTCTTAACGGGGGAGAAGAGGCAGGTAAACTAACTCAAGTTGGAGCGGAAATTCTTGATAAATCAAAAAATCTACAACCAGGAATACCGTTTTGTCCACCCGAAGGTGATGCGGGTACGGGGATGGTCGCTACCAATAGTGTAAGGAAGCGCACAGGAAATGTCTCTGTAGGAACTTCGGTATTTGCCATGATTGTGATGGAAAATGAACTTGAGAATGTTTACCCGGAAATTGATATGGTGACGACACCGAGTGGTAGCCCAGTTGCAATGGTTCATGCCAATAATTGCTCGAGCGATCTCAATGCCTGGATTGGTTTGTTCCGTGAATTTTATGAAGCGATGGGGCAGACTGTGGATACAGATCAATTATTTGAAGTAATGTTAGGGGAAGTGATGAAAGCGGATCCAGATGGTGGTGGTTTACTTAGTTACGGATACCTTTCAGGGGAAAATATTACAGGAATAGAAAAAGGGCGACCGTTATTTGTCCGCTCTCCGGAAAGTAATTTTAATCTAGCAAACTTTATGCGAACACACCTATTTACAGCATTTGGTGCTTTGAAAATTGGAATGGATATTTTGACGAAAGAGGAAAAGGTTTCAATTGATTCCATCCTAGCACATGGTGGCTTATTTAAAACGCCATTAGTAGGGCAGAAGATTGTATCTGCTGCTATGAATGTCCCAGTATCTGTTATGGAAACAGCTGGAGACGGTGGAGCATGGGGAGTTGCGATTCTAGCTTCTTACATGAGAAATAGACAACAAAATGAGAGTTTAGAAGAATTCCTTGATGGAAAAGTCTTTAAAAATGCATCTGCGAAAGAAATTTATCCTGATGGAATAGATGTGGAAGGCTTTGAAAAGTTTATGGAACGTTATAAAAAAGGTTTAGCCATAGAAGAAGCTGCAGTAGACAATTTTAAAGAATAA